GGCAAGGGTGCGGGTGCTGCATGTAATCGGAAAACCGATCACAATTGAACCGGGGGCGCTACGTCAGCCGAATGTAATCGGAAAACCGATCACAATTGGACCGGGCGCGCTACGTCGGCCGAATGTAATCGGAAAACCGATCACAATTGGACCGGGCGCGCTACGTCGGCCGAATGTAATCGGAAAACCGATCACAATTGAACCGGGGGCGCTACGTCAGCCGAATGTAATCGGAAAACCGATCACAATTGGACCGGGGGCGCCGCGTTGGCCAAATGTAATCGAAAAACCGATCACAATGGACCGGACGCGCCGCGTAGGCCAAATGTAATCGAAAAACCGATCACAATTGGATCGGGTGCGCCGCATCGGCCAGTTGGAAAGTAGCAGATTGAGCAGACAGCAGGGGAAGAGGCACAGAATGTCGCCATCTGAGTAACTATCCAGCATAGCCAGCCGCCACCAGAATGAGCATCCCATCGAATAAGCACGTAGAAACAAAGCCGCATCACCGTCCCGGGTCTATCTCACTGCACTTTTCTTTAATTTGACCAGCGAATCTTTAATTTCGCTTCTATTAGTCCCCGCATGAGCTGCTATATAGTAACCTTGATCACTATTATTCAGAAGGAAGATTCATCCAGTTATTATGAATGCGTTCTCATCAAACTGAAGAATGAGGAGAGTGAACAATGGTAGCTACATCCCGGACACACAGAATTCGTAAGCTGACTTCAGCGGTATTAGGTACAGCGCTGCTGGTGACCCTGCTGCCGCAGACAGCCATGGCCGGAGACACCTGGCCGTTCAAAGGGGAAAGCGCACACGGTGCCAATCAGCCCAGCGTACACGGCTATACCAGCCAGCACATTGCGGACTGGAGTCCGCAGAGAGATCAGGACGCGGCGCTGCTGCGCTCACGGGTTCCGTTGCAGCAGCGGATTGCACCTTTCCAGCAGACTCAGGCCAATCCGGCGCTGAATCCGGCGGTGCAGATGATGAATGTTGCGGGCGATTATGGCAATGCTTTTATCGAGAATGCCCCGTACACCAACAAGTTCGCCCAGTACCACTTCAACTTCTGGCAGTACATTGACTATTATTCCTACTGGCACGGAACAGCGACAGCGTATACACCGCCGGAATATTACGACGATCTGGCCCAGTCTGACTGGCAGCAGAAATGGTTCGAGTTCGGCATGCTGAACATTCCGAATCCTACCTATACCGATGCCGCGCATAAGAATGGGGTTATGTCGCTGGCCGGAGTGTTCTTCTCGAACAATGACCGGGGACAGCAGACCTATAAGCAGATGATCGTGAAGGACGCGAGCGGGAAGTTCCCGGTAGCCGAGAAAATGATTGAAATGGCCGAATATTTCGGGTATGACGGGTACTTCCTGAATCAGGAGGAGCAGAATCCGAATGTGGCGACAGCGGATCTTCCCGATTATATTGCTTTTATGAAAGCGCTACAGGATGGCGGGCTGTATGTGCAGTGGTACGATTCCCTGAATACAGCCACGGGAGCCAATGTCTTCGCCAGAACCTTCAATAACAATAATATCTCCATGCTCTACGATAAAGCGGCCCACAAGCCGGTGTCGAATTCGTTTTTCTTCGATTACGGTATGGGCAGCTCGCAGATTACCTCGGCGGCGAATTACTTGAATTCCTTCAATGCGGCCCAGGGGACGAGCTACAATCTCTTTGAGACCGGCTTCGCGGGACTTGAAGCCGGGCGCGACCGCTTCAAGAGCGTGCAAGGCTCAGCCTTGAGCAGCAAGCTGGCCGGGGGAATTCCACGGACCAGCCTGGCGACACTGGGCGCGGACTTTGTCCATGCCGGTCTGGATGAGGATATGAACAAGTCCTGGCCGGTCTCGAAACGTACGGATAACAACTACCAGTGGATGACGAACCTGCGCGAGCAGCTATGGTGGTCAGGACCACAGGTGAACCCGAAGAATACAGCGGTGTCTTCCAATAATACGGTAGCCGATGTGTATGCCGATAACCGCTACTGGCCGGGGATTGCTTCGGTTATTGCCGAGCGCTCGGTGGTGAAGGATTCTAACTTCTATACTAGCTTCAATACCGGCCACGGCCTCTCTTATTACAAGGATGGAGCGGTATCCAGCGCGGCGGAATGGTCGAATATGAGCCTGCAGGATGTTCCGGTCACCTGGCAATGGTGGCAGGATACTTCAGGCAACCGTCTGAACGTGGACTTCGATTATGGTCCGGGTTATGACCAGACCGCCAATTCGCGTATGAATTACCAGCAGCTTGGCGGTTACAACGGCGGCAGCTCGCTGGCAGTGAGCGGGAATCTGAACAGCGAGAACTTCCTGCGTCTCTACAAGAGCGAGCTTGCCGTGAAGGCTGGTTCCAAGCTGTCCGTTGTCTACAACAAGCCGTCGGCAGACGATGCCACAGTGCTTAGCGCAGGCCTCATCTTCCGCGATAACCCGAATCAAGTAGTGAAGATTCCTATTGCGAATAGCGGGAAGCACACCACGGGCTGGACCACGGCCGAGCTTAATCTTGGTGCTTATGCCGGGCGGGAGATTGCGGCTTTCGGCCTGGTGTTCGCCCCTGGAGCCACTCCAACCGCCAATTACCAGATGAACATCGGCCAGCTGCGGATTCATGACGGCTCGGCGGTCCGGACTGCGGCTCCTGCCGGTCTCTCTATTGCCCAGGCACTGCCGGGCATGAATGAGATGATCGTGAAGTGGAATATGGACACCGATTACTCCAAGGTGAAGCAATATAATGTGTACGTGAACGATATCTATATGGGCGGAAAATATGATGAGACCTTCTATATCAAGAAGCTTCCGGCCAAATCCGGCGTGCTGAAGGTGGCGGCTGTAGGTGCAGACGGGCTTGAGGGCGATCCGGCCACGCTGTCCTTCGACCTGAATGCTGCGGTATCCAAGGTGACTGCCGAATCCGCTGCGAATGGAGACTTCCTGGTAAAGTGGACGAATCCCGCCGCAGCCCAGGGAAGTATCAAGGTAATAGTGAAGTCGGTGAACTGGACTACCACGCCGCAGCCGGTATCGAAGGAATTGACTGTGCTGCAGGGTGCGACCTCAGCGCTGTTCCAGAATATGCCCGTTAACGGAGATGAGTATACGGTTACCGTTCAAGCCGGAAATACCGATAAAATAACCTATAACGGAACGTTCACCGACAAGGTGTCCGAGCCTTATGCAGAGAACTGGTCCTGGAACGGCAATACGCTGAACCTGCCGATGCCAAGCACCCGGGACTGGCGGTATATGTACATTAACGAAGACGGCCAGAACCGGTCGTTCCCGGTCACCTATCTGTCCGGTGCTGCGGGCATGAAGCCGATGATCATCCGCGGCCGCACGACTAAGGCTGCGCTGAGCTTCACCTCTACCGCGGCAACAGTTACAGTGGTCATGGAGGATTACAGCGGCAACAAGTCGCAGCCTGTATACCTTAAAGGCCAACCAACGCCGTAAGGCGCGGGTAGGGAATAAGTACCGCCCATTCTGCACAACATACACAAAGCGCTCACCCTCTGGCAAAATTAGCAGGGGGGAGCGCTTCTTGTGTATCCCGGCTAGCCGTGCCTGCAAGGCTAGCAACTATGTTAGGAGGTGAATGATGCGAAGCCTTTCGCTGTACCGCAAGTATTTTAAAGACAATATGTTCCTGCGCTTCACGCTAATCGTGTCCTGTATTTTCATAGCCACCATTATCGCTTTCTCTTATCTGGTGCTGCTGTTAATCTCGGATTCGGCTGTGCAGCGCCAGATGGATATCCAGCGCAAGAGTATGGAGAGCGTCAGCAACTATGTGGAGAACAAATATCAATCTGTTCAGGATATGCTCCGTGATGTGTACAGGGACGCGAGTCTAGCCAGTAATACGACCTTCCTGCTGGAGAATCCCTTAAGCGATTATATCGAGCACCGGCTGGACCGCTTTCTTCTGGGAGAACAGTCCACCTCGAACGCCATCCAGTATTTCCAGAACAAGATTGACGATGACCCCGATATCCGTGGCCTGATTCTGTACAGCGCCAACCAGCAGGTGATGTATTATTATGACAACCGCCGGCAGTTCGAGCGGATCTCGACCAATGCGGCGCATTCTTTTGTCCCCGATTCAATGGTGCTGGGTGAGGAGAGTGTCGTCTCGGTTCCGAATATCTGGGTGCTGAAAAGTATAGGTATGCCGGCAGCCCCGCTGTTCTCTGTGAAAATACCCATCAATAATAAGTCCTCGCTGCTCAATATCGGCCAGCTGCTGGTCTACTTCGATTCCGAGGCCATCTGGCAGGCCATGAATAATTATAAGCAGGACTTCAAAGGCGACATCCTTGTGCTCTCGGCCCAGAATGAAGTCATCTTCGATTCCTCAGGGAAGGGATACGGCCGGAAGCTGCCGAAGCTGCAAGAAATTAACGCTGGCGAGGAATTTACGATAGAGGGAATGGTCGTCACGAGTCTGACACAGAGCCAGGCGGGTTATACAGTGGTCAGCCTGATCTCGAAGCAGGAGCTGGCTGAGACCTACAGTAGTGCGCAGAGCACCATTGTGTCCATCGCACTGGTCTGTATTCTGTTTGCCGTGCTGCTGCCGGCAATGTTCATATCTAATTTTGCCAAACGGACCCACCGCATTATCCGCTTCACCCGCAAAGTCAAGAACGGGGATCTGAACACCCGGATTGTGGACGGCAAGGAAGATGAATTAGGCCAGATTGCCAAGAGCTTCAACAGCATGCTGGATGAACTGAACCAATATATCGACCAGGTCTATAAGGCGGAAATCAAACAGAAGCATACGGAGATCGCTACGCTGGAGGCCAGGGTGAATCCGCATTTTCTGTATAATACATTAGAGGTTATTCGGATGCGGGCGATTTCGAGCGGGGCGAAGGATGTGGGGGAAATGATCTACAGCCTGTCCATGCTGTTCAAGTCGTACGTCCGTCCGAAGCTGAAATATACGTTCAAGGATGAGCTGGAGGCCTGCCGCCTGTATCTGGAATTATTCCGTATCCGGTACAAGGACAGGTTCGCGTATACCATCGAATGCCGCCCGGAGCTGGAGGAGCTTCCTGTACTCAAAATGTCGCTGCAGCCGGTCATTGAAAACTATGTTCTGCACGGCATGCGGACAGGGCAGACTGATAATGTGATCCGTATTGTGATCACAGCGGAGCCGGAGCATATCCGGGTCAGGGTTACGGATAACGGCAAGGGCATTGCGGAGGAGCGGCTGGTCCGGCTCCGCGAGGTGCTGGAGGATCACGGCGAGTTGTCCGGGTCCGAGTCGTTCGGGCTGCGCAGTATTCATGAGCGGCTGAGACTGATGTACGGCAAGCCCTACGGCGTAGATCTGGAAAGTGAGGTGGGCACCGGAACAGAGGTTACGATTACTTTTCCATACCCGCTGAAGGAGGAGAACGCAGATGTATAAGGTGTTTATTGTGGATGATGAGCCGTTCATTCTTAGCGGCCTGCAGGATATATTGGATTGGGAGGAGCTGGGCCTCACGATTGCCGGGCAGGCGGAGAACGGGCAGGAAGCGCTGGAGCAGCTGCGGGAGATTCCGGCCGATATTCTGATTACCGATATCTCCATGCCGGTGATGACCGGTCTTGAGCTGATCCGCGCCGTCCGGGAATTCCGCCCGGACATGAAGGTGGTGGTGCTGAGCGGCTTCGATGAATTCATGTATGTGAAGGAAGGCCTGTCACTCGGGATCGAGAACTATCTGCTGAAGCCGATTAATCTGGAGGAATTCCAGCAGACGCTGGAGACGATTGTGGAGAAGCTGAACGTCTCCAGGCTGGATATGCAGTGGTGGGAATATACGAATTCCGTGCTAAAGGATAATGTGCTGCTGCGCTGGCTGCGGGGGCAGATTGATCCGCAGGAGCGCTCCGAGCGGCTGAATCTGATCGGTCTGCCGCTCAGCAGCCGTTATGTGCAGGTTGCCCTGCTACAGGTAGAGCCGGCAACGGATACCTTCAGGAAGAGGGTATCCGATCTGGCTGAGGCCGAGGCTTCGTTCTTCATGTTCTGGGATTCGGATAATGATCTGGTGCTGATACATAACTATGAAGAAGTCTCCGCCGGTGCGGCGGAGATGGCGTGCATGCTGGAGGAGATTAACGGCTTATGCACCGGCGGTGAGAAGCTGCGCTCGGCAGTGGGGTCGCCTGTGTACGGGGGGGACGCCGCTCCTGCAAGCTATGAGCAGGCGAAGCAGGCGCAGGAGTTCCTGGAGATTCACCCGGAGCGCAGCAGCATCTATTATGAGCAGCTGAGGGACCGGAAGGAGGATCTGGGGTCGGTCCTGCCGGGCGACTGGAGTGATTACGCCAAGCTCATTATGTCCAAGAATGCGGCGGGGCTGTCGGAGCAGCTGGAGCTATATTTTGCAGCCCCAAGTATGGACGGGTTAACGCCAGCGATGCTGGAGGAGATCTCGCTGGAATGGATTCTGTTCTTCCGGGTGCTGATCAAGGATATCCGCAGTGAAACGGAGCGGGAGTGTATTGCGGAGGGCTTGACGGCGATCCGCCGGGCGAATTCGCTGCCCGCACTGTCCGCTGCGCTCCGGCAGACCTCGGCAGGCATCATCGGGCTGCTGGACCGGGAGCTGAAGAGTCCGGTGGTGAATCAGGTGCTGAATTATATCGCGAAATCGTACAGTGAGGATCTGTCGCTGAAGAAGCTGGGCTTCATGTTCAACATTCATCCGGTGTATCTGGGACAGCTGTTCCATAAGACGACCGGTGAATCGTTTGCGGAATATATGAACCGCTACCGGATCGATAAGGCCAAGGAGCAGCTCCGCTCAACGAACCTGAAGGTTCAGGAGATCGCCAGGAATGTAGGGTACTGGGAAATGGGCTATTTCTACAAGCAATTCAAGAAATATGTCGGCATCTCGCCGACGGAATTCAAGGGGCTGCTGTGAGGCGGCCCCAGAGTTAAATCGTTACATACATTAGCCATGTAATTGTTGGAGAATATAGTTTGAACAATAACTCTCTTTTTCTGAGATGCTTTTTAACAGCCCTAATATAATTTTTGTATTATCAGGCTTATTTGTAATGTAGTTTTTTAGAATAATGTTTAAGGCGGTTTTAGAATTTTTAACATTACAGGCATAGCTAGTCAACAGCTCTTCAGGCAGGTGATGGATGTAACCGTGATTTTGCAAGAACTCAATGCAGCTTTGCTTAAGTAAATGATATTCTTGGATGACATACATATTTCGGACTACAGAAGAGTGCTCCATTTTGTGTTTTTTGTGAAGATATACATCTTCCAGAAAGGAATAAATAGAATTTCCGTATGCAGCTACATTATGTTCAAGGCCGAATGTGGAATATTGGTCCTGAGACAAGTTTACGTTATGTTCAAATGAATGATAAATTTTGTCTAAATTAAGATCAAAAATTTGCCCGATATCCAATTCTAATATGTAGGTGAACCCCGCCCAGCCGTCCGTATACTGGTTATTCACAAGCCCCTCATAAATGGAAGCATACGGAACAAGGTGGGTACAATAAATCATCTTATCGTTAAACCCGCAGACCTCAAATTCTTCCTTAAGGTCATCATATCCGTAAATGAATGTCTCGTGTATAAAATGTCTTTTTTGGTAGCTTGATCTGTTGTTTATATAAAATTCATCCATGAATAAATAAATATATTTCCCGGTGTCAATGTAATGCTTGAAAGTCTGGAGTAAATCTGAAAGGACTAAATCTGTATTTTTAATTTTCTCTACGTTCAGTAACGGGTAGGTCTCGGGGTGATCAATTATATTTCCTGTATCAAATACAATGTCCAAGCTGAAATCATGTTCAAACACTTTGAGATTTGTAAAATTAGTGTAAATCCAGTTATAGAAGCTGGGGTGAAAGGATGCCACGCTTAACGGAAAAGCATTATACAAATGTCCCCGAATCATTGGTTTTTGAATAGGCAGTATGTTTGCGTTCAATTTGCAATTCTCCACCTTTCTGTAAGCCATTGTCCTAATATTATACAGCATATATTTGGAAAAAGGTGGAGCGGTTTTTCTTTGTAAGCAGCGAATTAGTATAGTCTTTCTTTATTTCATACCTGAAAATATATAGTTTTTCTTCTATTTGAAACTGCTTTCATCTTATAAAGTTAAGGTATAGCTCAAGGCAAGCAGCAGCCGGGACGATCCGGTAAGCCTGAAAGACCAGACAGCTAATTAAAAGGGGGTACGGCAAATGAGTAAGAAAAAGAAACACTTCTCCTTGTTGTTGACAACGCTTTTAACCGTTTCACTGGCGCTAACGGCGTGCGGGGGGAACAGTAAGAACAATGCAGGCGGGGAAGCAGCTTCAGGCGGCAACAAAGCCTCGGAGGCTACCGAAAAGCCAGTAGAGCTGATCTGGTACACGATTGGGCCACCGCAGAAAGATATGGACAAGGTGCTCACAGAAGTCAATAAATACACACTTGAGAAAATCAACGCCACACTGAATATCAAAATGATCGACTTCGGCGACTATACACAAAAAATGCAGGTTATGGCAGCTTCCGGTGAGCCGATGGATATCCTGTTCACCTCTTCCTGGGCCTTCGATTATGTGCAGAATGCACGTAAGGGTGCCTTCCTGCAGCTTGATGATCTGCTGAAGAATCAGGGCAAGGGCATTGTGGATACGATTGATCCGGCTTTCCTGGAAGGCTCCAAGGTAGACGGTCACAACTATGCGATTCCTGCGAACAAAGAGCTTCCGGCTCAAGAGGTGTTCCGCTTCAACAAAGAGCTGCTCGACAAATACAAGCTGGATCTGACCAGCGTGAAGACGATGGCCGACCTGGAGCCGCTGCTCAAAACCATCAAGGAAAACGAGCCTGGAATCACTCCCTATGCGATGGTTAAGGACTTCATGCCGATCATGCCTTTTGACTATGTGATTGAGAAGATGCCGATGGCTGTCTATATGGACACCAAGGACTACAAAGTGGTCAACATCCTGGAAACTCCAGAGATCAAGGAAGCGCTTAAGACCGTCCGCAAATTCTATCAGGCTGGCTACATCTCTCCTGAAGTAGCGACTATAAGCTCGGTAGATGACCTGTACAAATCGGGTAAATGGTTCACCGATCGCGCCTCGACCCAGCCGCTGGCTGACAATTTGTGGTCCGCCAGCTATGGTTATCCAGTCGTGTCGACTCCAGCCAGTAAGCCTTATATCTACAACTGGTCCGTAATGGGTTCCATGCAGGCTATCTCGGCTAACTCCGCGTATCCTGAGAAAGCGATGGAATTCCTGAACCTGCTGAACACAGATCCTAAGCTGCGCAATATGATTGACTCCGGGATCGAAGGTGTGCATTACGAAAAAATTAGTGAGAATATGATGAAGAATCTGCCAGACGCGAAGAACTATGATATGTCAACGTTCTCCTTGGGCAACATCATGATTACCTATCTGAATGAAGGCGACCCTGAGAACAAATGGGAAGAATTCAAGAAGTTCAATGATGCCGGTATCAACGCACCGCTGCTCGGCTTCAACTTCGATACGTCCAAGGTGACGAATGAAATCGCCGCTGTTCAGAACGTGAAGGAAGAATTCTGGGCACCGCTGATGACCGGATCTGTAGATTCGGAAGAATACCTGACCAAGGCTAACGAGAAATTGAAGGCTGCCGGTCTGGATAAAATTATTGCCGAAGCTCAAACACAGATCGACGCCTGGAAAGCAGCGAATAATAAGTAGCATTCTATTAGAGGATCGGGCGGGTGATTAGACTTGGCCCGATCTTTTTGTATAAACGGAAGAATTTTCCGGCATAGGAGGAACTAGAAGTATGGGGAAAATAGGAAAGTCCGCCAAGGATATATTGAGAAATAAAGTGCTGCTGTTTATGGTTCTGCCGGGCACACTGTGGTTTTTATTCTTCTCTTACCTGCCGATGGTGGGTACGGTCATTGCGTTTAAGCAGTACCGCTTCAGCCGGGATGGCTTCTGGGCCAGCATCATCAACAGCAAGTGGGTCGGCTGGGATAATTTCAAATTTCTGTTCAGCACTAATGACGCCTATCTGATCACACGCAATACTCTTTTATATAACATAGCCTTCATCGGCCTGGGCCTGATTCTGTCGGTCCTGCTGGCGGTGGTGCTGTCCGAGATTGCCAATAAAAAACTGGCCAAGTTCTATCAGACAGGCATGTTCCTGCCGTATTTTCTGTCCTGGGTCGTTGTGGGCTACTTCGCATTCAGCTTCCTGAGCTCGGAGCGGGGCCTGCTTAACTCCCTGTTCGGCAGCAATATCGCCTGGTACTCGGAATCAAAATACTGGCCGTTCATTATTATATTCGTATTCCTCTGGAAGGCCGTCGGCTATAACAGCGTGGTCTATCTCGCCGCCATTATGGGTATAGACAAATCCCTCTACGAAGCCGCAATGATCGACGGAGCCAGCAAGCTCCAGCAGATCCGCAGTATCACGCTGCCGATGCTGAAGCCGATCATTATCATCATGACGCTGCTTGCGATCGGGAAGATTTTCTATGCCGATTTCGGGCTGTTCTATCAGGTGCCGAGAGATTCGGGGACGCTCTACAGCGTGACTAACGTAATCGATACGTATGTATACCGTGGACTTAAGACTACCGGCGAGATCGGAATGAGTACGGCTGCGGGCCTATATCAATCAGTGGTCGGGTTCGTGCTGGTTCTTACCTCTAATTACATCGTGCGCAAATTCGATAAGGACAGTGCATTATTCTAGGGAAAATTAAGGAAAGTGAGGTCATCCAAATGTCTGCTAACGCTGCGAAATCGCGCGATTTCCATCGGCTGTCGCCGGTGCTGAGTACCATCTTCAACTGTATCGCCGGAGGCTTTGCCATCTTGTGTATCTTCCCGTTCCTGTTCGTTGTCCTCATCTCGTTCACGGACGAAGGGGCGCTTGCGCGGGACGGCTATCGGTTAATTCCGGCCAAATGGAGTCTGGAAGCCTACAAATATGTATTTAGCTCAGGGGACACGCTGCTTCGTTCGTACGGAGTGACCATTGCGGTAACCGTCATCGGTACGATTGTCAGCCTGCTTATTATTTCACTTTATGCCTATGCCATTTCTCGTAAAAGCTTCAAATACCGCAATTTCTTCGCGTTCTTTTCCTTTTTCACGATGCTGTTTAACGGCGGGCTGGTTCCGACCTATATTGTGGTAACACAGATGCTGGGCCTGAAGGACAGCATTTGGGCGCTGGTGCTGCCGCTGGCGGTGAATGCTTTTTACATTATGATTCTGCGTACCTTCTATATTACCAGTGTGCCTGATGCGCTGATCGAATCGGCCAAAATCGACGGCGCGGGAGAGTTCCGCACCTTCCTGAAAATTGTGCTGCCGCTGTCCCTTCCGGGCCTGGCGACGATCGGGCTGTTCAGCACGCTCGGGTACTGGAACGACTGGTTCAACGCCCTGCTCTATATTGACAATCCGAACCTGGTGCCGCTGCAGTCCATGCTGATGCGCATTGAGACAAGCATGCAGTTCATTCTGCAGAACTCGCAGAACAGTTCATTAAGCCTGGAGGCCCTACGCAACATGCCGCAGGATACCTCGCGTATGGCGATGGTGGTGCTGGCTACAGGACCGATTATCTTCGCTTATCCGTTCTTCCAGCGTTACTTCATTCAGGGTCTTACGGTTGGGGCAGTTAAGGAGTAAGCTTCGAATCCAAATCTTAAATATATTTTATATAGATCAAAGGAGAGAGGGTGGAGCCAGGATGTTATATAGAGACCGTACACAGCCCGTCAAAGAGCGGACAGAGCATCTGCTTGGGCTGATGACGCCGGAAGAGAAGGTCGGCCAGCTGGTGCAGCTGTTCGGATGGCAGACCTATGATCATACAGATGGAACGATAGAGTTGACAGAAGACTTCAAGCGCCAGATCCGCGAAGGCGGTGTCGGCGCATTATACGGAACCCTGCGTGCCGATCCCTGGACAGGGGTTACGCTGGAGAGCGGGCTGGATGCGCGGGCTGGAGCGGAGGCAGTGAATTCGATTCAGCGTTATGCCCTTGAGCATTCCAGGCTGGGTATTCCGCTCTTAATCGGTGAGGAGTGCTCACATGGTCATATGGCCATCGGGGCCACGGTATTTCCGGTTCCGCTGCTGATCGGCAGCACCTGGAATGTGGACCTCTACCGGGAGATGTCCCAGGCGGTCGCGCGCGAGACCCGTGCTCAGGGCGGCGCTGTAACCTATTCCCCGGTGCTGGATGTGGTACGTGATCCGCGCTGGGGCCGGACCGAGGAATGCTTCGGAGAAGATCCGTATCTCATCGGCGAATATGCCGTAGCGTCTGTGGAAGGACTACAGGGCGACCGGCTGGACAGCGCGTCCAGCGTGGGGGCAACCCTCAAGCACTTCGTTGCTTATGGCAGCTCTGAGGGCGGCCGGAATGCTGGTCCGGCGCATATCGGCAAGCGCGAGCTGCTGGAAGTCGATATGTACCCGTTCCGCAAAGCGGTGGAAGCCGGTGCGGTCTCCATTATGCCGGCCTATAACGAGATTGACGGCGTGCCTTGCACTACGAACCGGGAGCTGCTGGAAGAGATTCTGCGCGGTGAATGGGGCTTCGAGGGCATGGTCATTACCGATTGCGGTGCGATCGATATGCTGGCCTCGGGCCATGATACAGCGGACAGCGGGGAGGATGCAGCCGTACAGGCACTTACCGCCGGGATTGATATGGAGATGTCCGGCGTGATGTTCGGCGGATATCTGCTTACGGCGCTGCGCTCCGGACGGCTGGATGAGAAGCTGGTGGACCAGGCGGCAGCGCGTGTGCTGGAGCTGAAGTTCCGGCTGGGCCTGTTTGAGCAGCCATATGCCGATCCTGATGTGGCAGAGCAGGTGATCGGCAGCGCGGAACATGCGGAGCTGGCGCGGAGCGTTGCGGCAGAAGGGATTGTGCTGCTGAAGAATAACGGCATTCTTCCGCTGGCGAAGGATAAGGGTACGGTTGCCGTGATTGGGCCGAACGCAGACATCGGCTACAATCAGCTTGGCGATTACACCTCGCCGCAGCCGCGTGACCGTGTGGTTACAGTGTTGGCTGGAATACGGGCCAAGCTTGCCGTGCAGCCGGAGCGGGTAGGTTATGCACCAGGCTGCCGGATCAAGGACAACTCCACCGAGGGCTTCGAGCTTGCGCGTAAGGTGGCGGCCGAAGCGGATATTATTGTGCTGGCCCTCGGCGGGTCGAGTGCCCGTGACTTCGGTGAAGGCAGCATCGATCTGCGGACCGGAGCCTCGAAGGTGACGGAGAATACGCTTAGCGATATGGACTGCGGCGAAGGCATCGACCGCATGTCACTTCATCTGTCCGGTGTTCAGCTGGAGCTGATGAAGGAGCTGAAGGCGATTGGCAAGCCGGTAGTCGTTG
The sequence above is a segment of the Paenibacillus sp. FSL R7-0204 genome. Coding sequences within it:
- a CDS encoding glycoside hydrolase family 3 N-terminal domain-containing protein, with protein sequence MLYRDRTQPVKERTEHLLGLMTPEEKVGQLVQLFGWQTYDHTDGTIELTEDFKRQIREGGVGALYGTLRADPWTGVTLESGLDARAGAEAVNSIQRYALEHSRLGIPLLIGEECSHGHMAIGATVFPVPLLIGSTWNVDLYREMSQAVARETRAQGGAVTYSPVLDVVRDPRWGRTEECFGEDPYLIGEYAVASVEGLQGDRLDSASSVGATLKHFVAYGSSEGGRNAGPAHIGKRELLEVDMYPFRKAVEAGAVSIMPAYNEIDGVPCTTNRELLEEILRGEWGFEGMVITDCGAIDMLASGHDTADSGEDAAVQALTAGIDMEMSGVMFGGYLLTALRSGRLDEKLVDQAAARVLELKFRLGLFEQPYADPDVAEQVIGSAEHAELARSVAAEGIVLLKNNGILPLAKDKGTVAVIGPNADIGYNQLGDYTSPQPRDRVVTVLAGIRAKLAVQPERVGYAPGCRIKDNSTEGFELARKVAAEADIIVLALGGSSARDFGEGSIDLRTGASKVTENTLSDMDCGEGIDRMSLHLSGVQLELMKELKAIGKPVVVVYINGRPIAEPWIDEQADAILEAWYPGQEGGHAIADILFGDVNPSGRLTLSLPEDVGQLPVYYLGKRSRGVRYLEGNSQPRYPFGFGLSYTEFSYSGIQVEPAVITADGTAEVTVEVENTGSRSGAEVVQLYISDLVSKVTRPAKELKGFRKIVLEPGEKQKVSFTLNAEHLSYIGTDYKLVVEPGSFRIGVGRNVNDTLNIDLTVTED
- a CDS encoding carbohydrate ABC transporter permease; this encodes MSANAAKSRDFHRLSPVLSTIFNCIAGGFAILCIFPFLFVVLISFTDEGALARDGYRLIPAKWSLEAYKYVFSSGDTLLRSYGVTIAVTVIGTIVSLLIISLYAYAISRKSFKYRNFFAFFSFFTMLFNGGLVPTYIVVTQMLGLKDSIWALVLPLAVNAFYIMILRTFYITSVPDALIESAKIDGAGEFRTFLKIVLPLSLPGLATIGLFSTLGYWNDWFNALLYIDNPNLVPLQSMLMRIETSMQFILQNSQNSSLSLEALRNMPQDTSRMAMVVLATGPIIFAYPFFQRYFIQGLTVGAVKE
- a CDS encoding ABC transporter permease; translated protein: MGKIGKSAKDILRNKVLLFMVLPGTLWFLFFSYLPMVGTVIAFKQYRFSRDGFWASIINSKWVGWDNFKFLFSTNDAYLITRNTLLYNIAFIGLGLILSVLLAVVLSEIANKKLAKFYQTGMFLPYFLSWVVVGYFAFSFLSSERGLLNSLFGSNIAWYSESKYWPFIIIFVFLWKAVGYNSVVYLAAIMGIDKSLYEAAMIDGASKLQQIRSITLPMLKPIIIIMTLLAIGKIFYADFGLFYQVPRDSGTLYSVTNVIDTYVYRGLKTTGEIGMSTAAGLYQSVVGFVLVLTSNYIVRKFDKDSALF
- a CDS encoding ABC transporter substrate-binding protein; its protein translation is MSKKKKHFSLLLTTLLTVSLALTACGGNSKNNAGGEAASGGNKASEATEKPVELIWYTIGPPQKDMDKVLTEVNKYTLEKINATLNIKMIDFGDYTQKMQVMAASGEPMDILFTSSWAFDYVQNARKGAFLQLDDLLKNQGKGIVDTIDPAFLEGSKVDGHNYAIPANKELPAQEVFRFNKELLDKYKLDLTSVKTMADLEPLLKTIKENEPGITPYAMVKDFMPIMPFDYVIEKMPMAVYMDTKDYKVVNILETPEIKEALKTVRKFYQAGYISPEVATISSVDDLYKSGKWFTDRASTQPLADNLWSASYGYPVVSTPASKPYIYNWSVMGSMQAISANSAYPEKAMEFLNLLNTDPKLRNMIDSGIEGVHYEKISENMMKNLPDAKNYDMSTFSLGNIMITYLNEGDPENKWEEFKKFNDAGINAPLLGFNFDTSKVTNEIAAVQNVKEEFWAPLMTGSVDSEEYLTKANEKLKAAGLDKIIAEAQTQIDAWKAANNK